The DNA segment GCTGGACTTGATGTCACGATGAATGATGTGAGGATTGGCCTTCTCATGCAAGTAATCAAGCCCTTTCGCAGCCCCCACAGCAATTTTTACACGTTGTGCCCATGAAAGAACAGGACCAGGTTGTGCTCCTTTGACCCCCTTCCTCCCTgccacaaaaaacaaaaaggatacACTAACACCACTCAGAAACTGGAAATATAGCAGCTCTCACTTATACTCACTGCAAATTACAGAAATGactttaaattgataaattacaTAGAAATTTCCTTATTTCGGTATTTCATGTAACCTAATAAATGAATCAAGAAGATGTGgctataaataaaaaacatacaatAAGGGTTTTAACATCTTACAGTTGTAGTTTAATCTTTACTTACCATGTAGAATATCATGAAGAGATCCATCAGATGCAAAGTCATAGGCAAGAATACGGGAATTCCCATCAATACAGTAACCAAGCAATTGAACAAAATTTTCATGCTTCAGCCTTGAGACCATAGAAACCTGTAAAGTATAACATTAATTAACGTAAAAAGCTTCAcccattttatcaacatggCATACATAGTAGTTATAGTTGTCTATACCTGGGCTAAAAATTCCTCGTCAGGTTGTTTGCTGGCATCTAACATTTTGATTGCTGCAGGCTTCCCACTTTTAAGAACCCCATGATATACCCTCCCATAAGAGCCCTCTCCAATTAATGCAGCTGTACCAAAGTTATCTGTAATTTCCTTTAGTTCATCCACTGGTATCTCAGGAACTTCAATGGGCTGAACTTTCACAGTTTGTGGACCCTTGGGAGCAGTGTCTGATGTATAATAACCTTCAACGTTTCCTGCAGGACATAAATTCAATTcagataattaaaaagaaaaaaaaaaaaaaacaatgagtCAATATATGAATGCGCTAAAAAAAAACGCTAAGTTTATGAATGCAGCGCACATTTTTGGGTGTGTCTCAGAAAATGGATTTAAGAACTATAAGTGTACAAATTAAAATGCAcgtacttataaaaataaaataaaataaaataaaattaaaatgcaaaccTCCAACCTGGCTGGCGATTGCATTTTAGAAACTACTGATTCAAATATTGACTGTATTGATCTAGCAATTCATTACAAAGCTACTTTAATAGTTATAGTCCTGATAGCACCAACTCTATCTCAGCTGACAGATTACCTGCTGAAGGTTTGATCATGTATGGACCTCCACTTTCAGCAGCTTTATGGACGTCGTCTTCTTGACAACAACCGAAGCAGCTCATGATTCCTTCCCTCAATTGTACTCCTCTCTGATCCAGAAGTATCAGCTTAGCCAAACAAAACCAGCAAATCTAATTTTTACATGTTAAGCATGTAGAAGACAAAAACAATAGAATTGACCAGCTGAAGTGCTTCATAAGATATTGATcagcacaaaaaaatttcaacaatgcaattaaaatgatgaatctTACCATTAATCTGCTTAAAAAAGATGCAATGAAATTATCAAGATGTTTCAACAGACAGAAGTGCCTTACTTAACCATGAGCATCCAAGCAACATGTTATTATCATACTTTCCATACTTGATCATAGTAAATTTATCTTCTCCAACGAACTAACAGGATCAGctttaagaaaaaggaaaataaatttatattctcCAAAAACTATATTCATTCCGCTTCCTTCATTTCCCTTTTCAGTAAGTAATGCATTAACAATAAATGTGCTAAAACCAGCTCACTTCCTTCATCTTTTAGGGTTATGGCAATGACAAGACACCAAGGATATGAACACGTGCAGATAATAGAAAAACAAGAATATCTGCAGCCAAACTAAGTAGCTGGGAATGCAGGTTCTATTGAGTTAACCACATCCGAGATAGAAATGCCCATGGATTACAGTAGTAATTTCATAAACATCTTAATGCTCCCAAACACGcggaatttttttatttcttggaaGGTTCGTGGCACAGAAGTTCTTAGAGACACAAAATGCACGAATATCCAGCGACATtcctcaagatttttttttcgcATCAGTTCAATATAAACCATATCCACCTCAAACGAAGTTATTACATCCAATCAATCCACTTCAGCTATCATGCACAAGGATGCTACACATCAAGACCAATCACCATCAACAATCAGAACTAAATGAGCACGAACATAGATACCAAGAAAACAGtgaaaaaaacaagtaaagatTAATTACACGATTCATGAAATAGAACTATTTCTTACTGAGACACACTTAACCTCCCAACTCAAATTCGCAACTACTCACGAAACGACACGCATGGGCTAACGAAAACGAAACGAAACGGAATTGAAATTTCTGAAGAGTTACAGAGAGCTATCCGCACCTGAAATCAGAGAAGAGGCAGCAGCTCGGCAGGTCCGTACGAAGTGGGAGATCTCAGCTTCGAAGCCGGCAAGGGGGTGCGCAAGATAAGGGGAGCTGAACGCGCAGGATAAAGCGCTCCGGGACCGGGCCTTGTCTAGTTGGTGTTACCGTGTTGCTGGTTCGAGGTTGGTGCGGGAGGCGAGCTAAACAGACTTGACCCGACTGAGTCACTGTAATACCGAGTCGAAGTTTCAATTGGGGGTATTTCGGTACGTGTCTTggtttgattttttctttttttttttgaaaatgtgaatCTATTCATCATAACGAAGTTACAAATGTGACTTatcattacaaaaaaatttcaactaTAAGCCAACCTATGCATATGCTCTGAAAGTACCCCGCACACGGAGTagcggacattgtcttaacttctaaacTTCTCCGAAGAGAGAAAACACTGTATAAAACAGAATGACCAGCCCTCCAACCTTCTAAGAAGGTGGATTAAGGGACATTATTGCTTTGGACACTAAGTCCAAAAGCATACTCCTAATTTATTactaacaaaataacataaaaactaTACTACCAAACTACCAAACAACCAAACTCCAACGAAACCGAGCAGCAGCGAGGGCCCGGCGGCACACCCACCCCAGACGACGGCATCAGGAGCCCAAGCATAGCACGAGTACCTAGCTCGCCTGCGGACCACAGAACCTCCATCAGAGGTTGGTCGTACGTCCACTGGCCGTAACACCGACTGCCTTTCTCCACAGCACCAACCCCGGGTTGTGTCTGGTCAAAAAACCCCATCACCCGGTTAGTTTACACCAAGAAATACAACACAAAGCCCAGAAAAAACACTGACTGATGAACGGACGAAActcagaaaaacaaataaaacagacGGAATAAAACCAACACAAAAACAGTGGTGCGTGCAACACAACCACTCTTAGAGGGGGTCCGACGGTCGTTCGATGACCACCCGGAGGCTTAGGACCCAGAAAAGCCAGGTTTTGATCCGTCAGGTGGCTCCCCGGTGGCGCGTGACAACCACGCTCTGGGTCTGTCCGGTGTCTTGGTTTGATTGTTTCAAGATCGGTGGGGGCTATATTCAAATGAAAACCTCAATTATGTTTCAATAATAATCTCTTAGGCCAATTAGGCTAGTGGTTATGGTGAACTCACACACGAGAAGGGATTCAGACACCCTCTAAACACCCTCAGGAGGTTTCT comes from the Carya illinoinensis cultivar Pawnee chromosome 8, C.illinoinensisPawnee_v1, whole genome shotgun sequence genome and includes:
- the LOC122318584 gene encoding pto-interacting protein 1-like; this translates as MSCFGCCQEDDVHKAAESGGPYMIKPSAGNVEGYYTSDTAPKGPQTVKVQPIEVPEIPVDELKEITDNFGTAALIGEGSYGRVYHGVLKSGKPAAIKMLDASKQPDEEFLAQVSMVSRLKHENFVQLLGYCIDGNSRILAYDFASDGSLHDILHGRKGVKGAQPGPVLSWAQRVKIAVGAAKGLDYLHEKANPHIIHRDIKSSNVLIFDDGVAKIADFDLSNQAPDMAARLHSTRVLGTFGYHAPEYAMTGQLNSKSDVYSFGVVLLELLTGRKPVDHTLPRGQQSLVTWATPKLSEDKVKQCVDTRLNGDYPPKAIAKMAAVAALCVQYEADFRPNMSIVVKALQPLLHARSGPAGETPSL